One window of Bacillus sp. THAF10 genomic DNA carries:
- the ccsB gene encoding c-type cytochrome biogenesis protein CcsB translates to MAELSGNLLYAAFILYLIGTAFFGGSIKAKQGSKAAKIAISLTILGFIAQLGYFITRWIAGGHAPVSNLFEFTTFFGMMMVLAFIVIYFIYKTSTLGVFTLPIALLLIAYAAMFPSEITPLIPALQSHWLAIHVSTVALGIAILSVSFAAGLIYLVKVVDYSKKGQKPFWVEFTLYVLISFLGFITVSLGFGAVDYQAEFSYIDKKGAEATVEYLMPPLVGPNEGALLTDGRMDSLVNLSPWVNTIKLNTVIWSLLSGALIYLLLRLILRKPIGQALKPSVKKVNLDLVDEIGYRAVTIGFPVFTLGGLIFAAIWAQLAWSRFWAWDPKEVWAFITWLFYAAYLHLRLSKGWEGEKSAWLTLIGFAIILFNLIGVNLIIAGLHSYAM, encoded by the coding sequence ATGGCAGAGCTTAGTGGGAATTTGCTGTATGCAGCGTTTATCCTGTATCTGATAGGAACGGCCTTCTTTGGCGGATCGATAAAAGCAAAGCAAGGTAGTAAAGCAGCCAAAATAGCTATATCGTTAACTATTTTAGGTTTTATTGCTCAGTTGGGCTATTTTATAACAAGATGGATTGCTGGTGGACATGCTCCTGTAAGTAATTTATTTGAATTTACTACATTCTTTGGCATGATGATGGTATTAGCCTTTATTGTAATCTATTTTATTTATAAAACAAGTACACTTGGTGTGTTTACCCTGCCAATCGCCTTATTATTAATCGCCTATGCGGCAATGTTTCCAAGTGAAATCACACCGTTAATCCCTGCACTGCAAAGCCACTGGCTGGCGATTCATGTATCTACCGTTGCCCTTGGAATTGCTATTTTATCTGTTAGCTTTGCAGCGGGTTTAATTTATTTGGTGAAAGTGGTAGATTATAGTAAAAAAGGACAAAAACCGTTTTGGGTGGAATTTACGCTTTATGTACTTATCTCCTTCTTAGGCTTTATTACGGTTTCTCTTGGTTTTGGTGCAGTAGATTACCAAGCTGAATTTTCTTATATAGACAAAAAAGGGGCAGAAGCAACAGTAGAATACCTCATGCCTCCGCTGGTTGGTCCTAATGAAGGTGCTCTTTTAACTGATGGAAGAATGGACTCATTGGTTAATCTCTCACCTTGGGTGAACACCATAAAATTAAATACCGTCATTTGGTCGTTATTAAGCGGAGCGCTAATTTATCTCTTGCTTCGCCTTATTTTGAGAAAACCTATTGGACAAGCATTAAAGCCAAGTGTGAAAAAAGTAAATTTAGATTTAGTGGACGAAATTGGATACCGTGCAGTAACCATCGGGTTTCCTGTTTTTACGCTTGGAGGACTAATTTTTGCAGCGATTTGGGCACAGCTTGCCTGGTCGAGATTTTGGGCCTGGGATCCAAAAGAGGTTTGGGCATTCATCACGTGGCTGTTCTATGCTGCCTATCTTCACCTCCGTCTGTCAAAAGGATGGGAGGGTGAGAAGTCAGCTTGGTTGACTCTTATCGGCTTTGCCATTATTCTATTTAATCTGATTGGGGTCAACTTAATTATCGCTGGCCTTCATTCATACGCAATGTAA
- a CDS encoding cytochrome c biogenesis protein ResB — translation MKELTCECGHLNPEGTILCEACGKPTENEQSDEKLLDMKYEGSARRSQTYNTTIIDKVWNFFSSVKVGIWIIFLILATSSIGTIFPQNDFINQQIPANIYYEQEYGFVGKMYYTFGFHDLYGSWWYMLLIAALGISLVIASLDRFIPLRKSLQTQRVTRHESFMKRQRVFGVTDAPADIEKQIEFAKQGLLKRKYKVREENGNLLAEKYRFSRWGPYVNHIGIIIFLIGAMLRFFPGMYVDEVVWVREGETRLIPGTDGQYYVKNEGFIFETYDSENSDDVFNQAISNAGEGSIASNFQTNAVLYEREDEYIVGAEPELKKIKDHAIKVNQPLKHNYYALYQVDYKLNEFKSMSFNLDNKETGESVGNLTVDLLNPESTYDLGNGNSVELLNYFPDFELVNGEPRTKTRIPDNPAFVFRMITPDTPEGEIALVAIRQNIEPNGTNEYKMSFAGVDTRNVSGLTVRRDLTLWILGTGGAIFMIGVIQGMYWNHRRVWIRKQGNEIWVAGHTNKNWFGLKNDINKALEQTTISVPVDQVEEEKQEKRKKEEV, via the coding sequence ATGAAGGAACTGACATGTGAATGTGGACACCTGAACCCAGAAGGTACGATCCTTTGTGAAGCCTGCGGAAAACCGACAGAAAACGAACAGAGTGATGAAAAGCTTCTGGATATGAAATATGAAGGTAGTGCACGGAGGTCACAAACATACAACACAACGATCATAGATAAAGTGTGGAATTTCTTCTCTTCTGTAAAAGTAGGAATTTGGATTATTTTTTTAATATTAGCCACTTCGTCCATTGGGACTATTTTTCCTCAAAATGATTTTATAAATCAACAAATTCCTGCAAATATCTATTACGAGCAGGAATATGGATTTGTTGGGAAAATGTACTATACATTCGGATTTCACGACTTATATGGCTCATGGTGGTACATGCTGTTAATAGCAGCACTAGGAATTTCCTTAGTCATTGCTAGTCTGGACCGTTTTATTCCATTGCGCAAATCGTTACAAACGCAACGTGTAACAAGACACGAAAGTTTTATGAAACGTCAGCGTGTTTTTGGAGTAACGGATGCACCTGCAGATATCGAAAAGCAAATAGAATTTGCTAAGCAAGGTCTCCTAAAAAGAAAATATAAGGTTCGTGAGGAAAACGGCAACCTGTTAGCTGAGAAGTATCGATTCTCGCGCTGGGGCCCGTATGTCAATCATATTGGAATTATTATTTTCTTAATCGGTGCGATGCTACGGTTTTTCCCTGGAATGTATGTAGATGAAGTAGTCTGGGTACGTGAGGGGGAAACAAGGCTTATTCCTGGTACAGATGGTCAATACTATGTTAAGAATGAAGGTTTTATATTTGAAACCTATGATTCTGAGAACTCCGATGATGTGTTTAATCAAGCAATTTCAAACGCTGGGGAAGGGTCTATTGCTAGTAACTTCCAAACCAATGCCGTTCTTTATGAAAGAGAAGATGAGTATATTGTTGGTGCTGAGCCAGAGTTGAAAAAAATAAAAGACCATGCCATCAAAGTGAATCAGCCATTAAAGCATAACTACTATGCCCTGTATCAAGTAGACTATAAGTTAAACGAGTTTAAGAGTATGTCTTTTAACTTGGATAACAAAGAAACTGGTGAGAGCGTTGGCAATCTTACAGTGGATTTGCTGAATCCTGAAAGCACCTATGATCTTGGTAATGGAAACTCCGTGGAACTTCTAAACTATTTTCCTGACTTTGAGTTAGTAAATGGGGAGCCAAGAACGAAAACAAGAATACCTGATAATCCTGCATTTGTTTTCCGAATGATTACGCCAGACACTCCTGAAGGAGAGATTGCACTTGTCGCCATCCGACAAAATATTGAACCAAATGGGACGAATGAGTATAAAATGAGCTTTGCTGGTGTAGATACCAGGAACGTATCAGGCTTAACGGTTCGTAGAGACCTAACATTATGGATTCTCGGAACAGGTGGAGCAATATTTATGATTGGTGTAATCCAAGGGATGTACTGGAACCATCGAAGAGTATGGATTCGAAAACAAGGAAATGAAATTTGGGTTGCAGGTCATACCAATAAAAACTGGTTCGGCCTGAAGAATGATATAAACAAAGCGTTGGAACAAACAACCATTTCTGTTCCTGTTGATCAAGTGGAAGAGGAGAAACAAGAGAAAAGGAAGAAGGAGGAGGTTTAA
- the resA gene encoding thiol-disulfide oxidoreductase ResA, which produces MKKKQRLVMRSVILVIMLAAIGYTMYINFFQSKEIVEVGEKAPNFVLTDLEGNEIMLSDYEGKGVFLNFWGTWCKPCEREMPFMESQYQKYKDQGVEIIAVNIQETNLAVERFRDRHGLSFPIPMDKRDQVRQAYGIMPLPTTILLDENGTVVKKSSGELSDAEIQAFMESIKPD; this is translated from the coding sequence ATGAAAAAAAAGCAACGTTTAGTGATGCGATCGGTAATTTTAGTCATCATGTTGGCTGCAATAGGCTATACCATGTACATAAACTTCTTTCAATCAAAAGAGATTGTCGAGGTAGGAGAGAAGGCTCCAAATTTTGTGTTAACGGACCTTGAAGGAAATGAAATCATGCTTTCCGACTATGAAGGAAAAGGCGTGTTTTTAAACTTCTGGGGAACATGGTGTAAGCCGTGTGAACGTGAAATGCCATTTATGGAAAGCCAATATCAGAAATATAAGGATCAGGGTGTAGAGATTATCGCCGTTAATATCCAAGAAACCAACCTTGCAGTAGAAAGATTCAGAGATCGTCATGGATTATCCTTTCCAATACCAATGGATAAAAGAGATCAGGTAAGACAAGCGTATGGAATTATGCCGCTGCCGACAACGATCTTATTAGATGAAAATGGAACGGTTGTGAAAAAGAGTTCTGGAGAGTTATCAGATGCCGAAATACAAGCGTTCATGGAAAGTATCAAACCTGACTAG
- the rluB gene encoding 23S rRNA pseudouridine(2605) synthase RluB, with amino-acid sequence MERLQKVIAHAGIASRRKAEELITEGKVKVNDKQVRELGVKVGPNDKIEVEGVPIEREEPVYFMLYKPRGVISSVSDDKGRKVVTDFFPYIEERIYPVGRLDYDTSGLLLMTNDGEFANTLMHPKSEVEKVYVAKLEGFPTKEAIKKLEKGIKLEDGKTAPAKIKLISHDKKKNTSIFEMTIHEGRNRQVRRMFEAIGHRVMKLKRERYGFLTLQGLSAGDARELTPHEVKQLRVMATKTK; translated from the coding sequence ATGGAACGGCTACAAAAAGTAATAGCACATGCAGGAATAGCATCTAGAAGAAAAGCAGAAGAATTAATAACTGAAGGAAAAGTAAAAGTGAACGATAAACAGGTTCGTGAGCTAGGAGTTAAAGTAGGTCCAAATGACAAAATTGAAGTAGAAGGAGTTCCTATTGAAAGGGAAGAACCTGTCTATTTTATGCTCTACAAGCCACGAGGAGTTATCTCAAGTGTGAGTGATGATAAAGGAAGAAAAGTTGTCACAGATTTCTTCCCTTATATTGAAGAACGAATTTATCCGGTTGGTCGTCTTGATTATGATACATCCGGCCTGCTTCTAATGACCAATGATGGCGAGTTTGCAAATACACTTATGCACCCTAAATCTGAAGTGGAAAAAGTGTACGTTGCAAAACTAGAAGGTTTTCCAACTAAGGAAGCGATTAAAAAACTTGAAAAGGGAATTAAGCTTGAAGATGGAAAAACAGCTCCAGCTAAAATCAAGCTCATTTCTCATGATAAGAAGAAAAACACTTCCATATTTGAAATGACCATTCATGAAGGACGAAATCGCCAGGTTCGTCGTATGTTTGAAGCCATTGGTCATCGCGTGATGAAACTAAAGCGGGAGCGTTATGGATTCCTAACGTTACAAGGTTTATCTGCAGGAGATGCTAGGGAACTCACTCCTCATGAAGTGAAGCAATTGCGAGTAATGGCAACAAAAACGAAATAA
- a CDS encoding spore maturation protein produces MQLISLISLWLIPVLIGFILLYATFKKVPTYEMFVEGGKEGIRISISIIPFLVGMLVAISIFRASGALDFLVEFVRPFMNAIGIPAEIVPLSIIRPISGTAALGMTSDIIATYGPDSFMGRLASVLQGSTDTTLYVITVYFGAVGIKKMGDALKVGLLADVVGIIVSIVVVTFFFAL; encoded by the coding sequence ATGCAACTAATTTCGCTCATCTCACTCTGGTTAATTCCTGTCTTGATTGGTTTTATCCTTCTTTATGCCACCTTCAAAAAAGTTCCAACCTACGAGATGTTTGTGGAGGGAGGCAAAGAAGGAATTCGTATATCTATATCCATTATTCCATTTTTAGTTGGAATGCTTGTCGCAATTTCGATTTTTCGTGCATCAGGTGCACTTGATTTTTTAGTAGAATTTGTTCGTCCATTCATGAATGCAATTGGAATTCCTGCTGAAATTGTTCCCTTATCCATCATCAGACCCATATCTGGGACAGCAGCACTTGGGATGACCTCGGATATTATCGCTACATACGGACCAGATTCCTTCATGGGAAGACTTGCATCAGTCCTCCAGGGAAGTACAGATACAACACTTTATGTGATTACTGTCTATTTCGGGGCTGTAGGCATTAAGAAAATGGGTGATGCACTGAAGGTTGGCTTACTAGCAGATGTAGTCGGAATTATCGTGTCAATAGTAGTTGTTACTTTCTTTTTTGCACTATAA
- a CDS encoding nucleoside recognition domain-containing protein: protein MVNIIWVIMTVIGIIFAMINGTMDKVNEAIFSGAKEAVTICIGFISILVFWLGLMRIAQEAGLLEKIAILFKPIVRRVFPEVPPDHPAMGYMLSNMIANMFGLGNAATPMGIKAMEQLRELNGGKIEASRSMITFLAINTSSITLIPTTVIAIRMNYGSVSPTEIVGPTLVATLCSTIAAISIDRLFYYRRMARRR from the coding sequence ATGGTAAATATCATATGGGTAATCATGACTGTCATAGGGATTATCTTTGCGATGATCAATGGTACGATGGATAAAGTGAATGAAGCCATTTTTTCTGGGGCGAAAGAAGCTGTGACTATTTGTATTGGCTTTATTAGCATTCTTGTTTTTTGGTTAGGGTTGATGAGAATTGCACAAGAAGCAGGATTATTAGAGAAGATTGCTATATTGTTTAAACCCATAGTGAGAAGAGTTTTTCCTGAGGTGCCTCCAGATCATCCGGCAATGGGATATATGCTTTCAAATATGATTGCCAATATGTTTGGACTTGGCAATGCTGCAACGCCAATGGGAATAAAGGCTATGGAACAGCTTCGCGAGCTAAACGGAGGAAAGATAGAGGCGAGTCGCTCGATGATTACATTCCTAGCAATCAACACTTCTAGCATCACACTGATTCCAACAACCGTCATCGCAATTAGGATGAATTATGGCTCTGTTTCTCCAACTGAAATTGTTGGTCCAACATTAGTTGCTACGCTTTGTTCCACGATAGCCGCTATTTCCATCGACCGGCTATTCTATTATCGAAGAATGGCCAGAAGGAGGTAA
- a CDS encoding D-alanyl-D-alanine carboxypeptidase family protein, with product MAREQIKISIIIVMVLFINITLPSSLNAEPIGVSARNAVLIEQESGRIIYEKNAHDKERIASITKVMTAILAVESGKMDSIVTVSERAIKAEGSSIYLKPGEKIKLEHLVYGLMLRSGNDSAVAIAEHVGGSLEGFVFMMNEKAAELGMTNTVFANPHGLDDHEEHYSTAYDMALITRYAMQNEKFREIAGTKVYRAPAAPGESWDRSWTNKHRLVTGMYDYATGGKTGYTKRAKRTLITTASKEGLDVIAVTLNGPDDWKDHIFMFNRAFVDYKLYDVAEKGKLQDITDKFYKNKVSLARDIKYPMTMKERENVRIKITLVKPQSKWENEEYIPKIVGEYTLIVQDEAVVETPIYYEKNVKDDGGFWSMFKNLFFIGAGKLPW from the coding sequence ATGGCGCGAGAACAGATAAAGATTAGTATCATCATAGTGATGGTGCTGTTTATAAATATCACTTTACCTTCCTCTCTAAACGCAGAACCCATAGGTGTGAGTGCGCGAAATGCGGTTTTGATTGAACAGGAAAGCGGCAGAATTATCTATGAAAAAAATGCACATGACAAAGAAAGAATAGCAAGTATCACGAAAGTTATGACCGCAATCCTTGCAGTAGAATCCGGGAAAATGGATAGTATTGTCACCGTAAGCGAACGGGCAATAAAGGCAGAAGGGTCCTCCATTTACTTAAAGCCTGGAGAAAAGATAAAGCTAGAGCATCTAGTCTACGGTTTGATGCTCCGTTCTGGGAATGATTCTGCAGTAGCGATTGCGGAACATGTAGGTGGTAGTTTAGAAGGCTTTGTTTTTATGATGAATGAAAAAGCAGCGGAACTAGGTATGACAAACACAGTTTTTGCGAATCCTCATGGATTGGATGATCATGAAGAGCATTATTCGACCGCTTATGATATGGCGCTCATCACAAGATACGCCATGCAAAACGAGAAATTTAGGGAGATAGCAGGCACGAAAGTATATCGCGCACCAGCGGCTCCAGGGGAATCATGGGATAGAAGCTGGACCAATAAGCACAGGCTTGTTACAGGAATGTATGATTATGCGACAGGAGGTAAGACCGGCTATACAAAACGTGCAAAAAGGACCCTCATCACTACTGCCTCTAAAGAAGGACTGGATGTCATTGCAGTTACTTTAAATGGACCGGATGATTGGAAAGACCATATTTTTATGTTTAATCGCGCATTTGTAGATTATAAGCTCTATGACGTGGCAGAAAAAGGTAAGCTACAAGACATAACAGATAAGTTCTACAAAAACAAAGTCAGTCTTGCCCGAGATATAAAATATCCAATGACGATGAAAGAAAGAGAAAATGTGCGAATAAAAATTACGCTAGTGAAACCTCAGAGTAAATGGGAGAACGAAGAGTACATTCCTAAAATTGTTGGCGAGTATACGCTCATCGTGCAAGATGAAGCGGTAGTCGAGACACCAATCTATTATGAAAAGAATGTAAAAGATGATGGCGGGTTTTGGAGTATGTTTAAAAACCTCTTTTTCATTGGGGCAGGAAAACTTCCATGGTAA
- a CDS encoding superoxide dismutase, with protein sequence MINKNQQIFKEYLLEVEEWCLDLLTKAKPSALKNRQHWIDEIRNILRSTQELLQAAFIHESDVHELEKWMKDAVERMNNSNIRPSNGRVPIGQHTLPPLPYPYNALEPYISSEIMELHHLKHHQSYVDGLNKAERKMLEARETGNFDIIKHWEREAAFHGSGHYLHTMFWGNMSPSGGGKPSGSFMKQIVQDFGSYDKFKQHFTEAADKVEGVGWALLVWSPRSHRLEILQTEKQQLFTQWDTIPLLGLDVWEHAYYLQYKNNRRDYINKWWNIVNWKDVEKRFQEASKLKWKPW encoded by the coding sequence ATGATCAATAAAAATCAACAAATTTTTAAGGAGTATTTATTGGAAGTAGAAGAATGGTGTCTGGATCTATTAACAAAAGCCAAGCCTAGTGCCTTAAAAAATCGACAACACTGGATAGATGAAATTAGAAATATTTTACGAAGCACTCAAGAGCTTCTGCAAGCAGCCTTTATTCATGAATCTGATGTCCATGAGCTGGAGAAGTGGATGAAGGATGCAGTCGAAAGAATGAATAATAGTAACATACGACCGAGTAATGGCAGAGTTCCAATTGGACAGCACACCCTTCCCCCACTACCTTATCCATACAATGCACTGGAGCCTTATATAAGTAGTGAAATTATGGAACTGCATCACCTCAAGCATCATCAAAGCTATGTGGATGGCTTAAATAAAGCCGAACGAAAAATGCTGGAGGCAAGAGAGACTGGCAACTTTGATATTATTAAGCATTGGGAGAGAGAAGCAGCTTTCCATGGATCAGGCCATTATTTACACACCATGTTTTGGGGCAATATGTCACCAAGTGGCGGAGGAAAACCTAGTGGTAGCTTCATGAAGCAAATCGTTCAGGACTTTGGCAGCTATGATAAGTTTAAGCAGCATTTTACGGAAGCGGCGGATAAGGTGGAAGGAGTTGGCTGGGCATTGCTTGTATGGTCACCACGCTCCCACCGTTTAGAAATCTTACAAACAGAAAAGCAACAGCTCTTTACTCAATGGGACACCATTCCCTTACTTGGGTTGGATGTTTGGGAACATGCCTACTATCTTCAATACAAAAACAATCGCAGAGATTATATTAATAAATGGTGGAATATTGTGAACTGGAAAGACGTCGAAAAGCGTTTTCAGGAGGCAAGTAAATTAAAATGGAAGCCATGGTAA